In Actinomadura luzonensis, a single window of DNA contains:
- a CDS encoding GntR family transcriptional regulator: protein MLDPACELVAPPVKLFAVDQDRPLWQRIVAELREKIATGELAPGARLPSRPEIMRAYAVSDAVAKQVARVLIQEGLAEAHSGSGTYVREHRDPQKMVRAWHRSAPFDPTVDPEKRELTWEYRSRTVQAPADVRRRLLMPEPHGDEEDAVRTDYVRKANGEPVELSTSYEPLSLTRGTPIVLPQDGLLAGRGVAARMVSIGVVIDDWQEEVGVRIGTAEECAALRRPPGSYVLTIGRTHYAQDRPVETSDIVLPAERFLLVYGGKMPSPGGDGHPPTGRRAP, encoded by the coding sequence ATGCTGGACCCAGCTTGTGAGCTGGTGGCACCGCCTGTCAAGCTGTTCGCCGTGGATCAGGACCGCCCGCTCTGGCAGCGGATCGTCGCCGAGCTACGCGAGAAGATCGCCACGGGCGAGCTCGCGCCGGGCGCGCGGCTGCCGTCCCGTCCGGAGATCATGCGCGCGTACGCGGTGTCGGACGCCGTGGCCAAGCAGGTCGCCCGGGTGCTCATCCAGGAGGGGCTGGCCGAGGCTCACTCCGGGTCCGGCACCTACGTGCGGGAACACCGCGACCCGCAGAAGATGGTCCGGGCATGGCACCGGTCTGCGCCTTTCGACCCGACCGTGGATCCCGAGAAGCGTGAGCTCACGTGGGAGTACCGTTCACGGACCGTGCAGGCTCCCGCCGACGTCCGCCGGCGCCTGCTGATGCCCGAGCCGCACGGCGACGAGGAGGACGCCGTCCGCACCGACTACGTCAGGAAGGCGAACGGCGAACCGGTCGAGCTGTCGACGTCCTACGAGCCGCTGTCCCTGACGCGCGGCACCCCGATCGTCCTGCCCCAGGACGGCCTGCTGGCGGGGCGCGGCGTGGCCGCACGCATGGTGTCCATCGGGGTGGTGATCGACGACTGGCAGGAGGAGGTCGGCGTCCGCATCGGGACGGCCGAGGAGTGCGCGGCGTTGCGGCGGCCACCGGGCTCGTACGTGCTGACGATCGGCCGCACCCACTACGCGCAGGACCGCCCCGTCGAGACGTCCGACATCGTGCTGCCCGCCGAGCGGTTCCTCCTGGTCTACGGCGGCAAGATGCCCTCGCCGGGCGGCGACGGGCACCCGCCTACTGGTCGGCGGGCGCCGTGA
- a CDS encoding helix-turn-helix transcriptional regulator: MNRAALADFLRRRREALRPSDVGLMPGPRRRTPGLRREEVAALTGMSADYYVRLEQQRGPQPSEQMLAALARALRLTADERDHLYRLAGHNVPRRTPADTHVAPALLRVLDRLEDSPALILSSLGEVLVANRLAVAIFGDPATRTGWARSDVYRWFTDPAARRVYPPEDHERQARSLVASLRAAYGAAGPRSRAAELVGVLLAESAEFRALWERHEVARRFADHKTLVHPEVGRIEVDCQALFTEDQAQALLVLTPAPGSAAEDQIRLLAVLGHEHFTAPADQ, from the coding sequence ATGAACCGCGCCGCCCTCGCCGACTTCCTGCGCCGCCGCCGTGAGGCGCTGCGCCCGTCCGACGTCGGCCTGATGCCCGGCCCGCGCCGTCGCACGCCCGGGCTGCGGCGCGAGGAGGTCGCGGCGCTGACCGGCATGTCGGCCGACTACTACGTGCGGCTGGAGCAGCAGCGCGGCCCGCAGCCGTCCGAGCAGATGCTCGCCGCGCTGGCCCGGGCGCTGCGCCTGACCGCCGACGAGCGCGACCACCTCTACCGCCTGGCCGGGCACAACGTGCCGCGCCGCACGCCCGCCGACACGCACGTCGCGCCCGCTCTGCTGCGCGTCCTCGACCGGCTGGAGGACAGCCCGGCGCTCATCCTGTCCTCGCTCGGCGAGGTGCTGGTGGCCAACCGGCTGGCCGTCGCGATCTTCGGCGACCCGGCCACGCGCACCGGCTGGGCGCGCAGCGACGTGTACCGGTGGTTCACCGACCCGGCCGCCCGCCGCGTCTACCCGCCGGAGGACCACGAGCGCCAGGCGCGCAGCCTGGTCGCGTCCCTGCGCGCCGCGTACGGCGCGGCGGGGCCGCGGTCGCGGGCGGCGGAGCTGGTGGGGGTGCTGCTCGCGGAGTCCGCCGAGTTCCGCGCCCTGTGGGAGCGGCACGAGGTCGCCCGCCGCTTCGCCGACCACAAGACGCTCGTGCACCCCGAGGTGGGCCGGATCGAGGTCGACTGCCAGGCGCTGTTCACCGAGGACCAGGCGCAGGCGCTCCTGGTGCTCACGCCCGCGCCGGGCAGCGCGGCGGAGGACCAGATCCGGCTGCTGGCGGTGCTGGGCCACGAGCACTTCACGGCGCCCGCCGACCAGTAG
- a CDS encoding SDR family oxidoreductase, translated as MNIAGNTVFIPGATSGIGLALAVRLRAAGNTVVIGGRRTDLLERLAAEHGFGTVRIDTADPASITEATADVVARYPDLNVLVAMAGIMRVEDWTTPGFLADAEATVTTNLLGPIRLIAALTEHLQGRPGATIVTVSSGLAHAPLRVTPTYNATKAAIHMLSETLRLQLAPAGVQVIELVPPSVRTALLPGQETSDFAMPLDEFADEVMSLLKAQPDAAEILVERVKFLRFGAARGDYDQVVATLNAADPHAR; from the coding sequence ATGAACATCGCGGGAAACACCGTCTTCATCCCCGGCGCGACGTCCGGGATAGGTCTCGCCCTCGCCGTCCGGCTGCGGGCGGCGGGCAACACCGTCGTCATCGGCGGGCGGCGTACCGACCTGCTGGAGCGCCTGGCCGCCGAGCACGGCTTCGGCACCGTCCGCATCGACACCGCCGACCCGGCGTCCATCACGGAGGCGACGGCCGACGTCGTCGCCCGCTACCCCGACCTGAACGTCCTGGTGGCGATGGCCGGCATCATGCGCGTCGAGGACTGGACCACGCCCGGCTTCCTCGCCGACGCCGAGGCGACGGTCACCACGAACCTGCTCGGCCCGATCCGGCTCATCGCCGCGCTCACCGAGCACCTCCAGGGGCGGCCCGGCGCGACGATCGTCACGGTCTCCTCCGGCCTGGCCCACGCGCCGCTGCGGGTCACCCCCACCTACAACGCGACCAAGGCCGCGATCCACATGCTCAGCGAGACGCTGCGGCTGCAGCTCGCGCCCGCGGGCGTCCAGGTGATCGAGCTGGTGCCGCCGTCGGTGCGGACCGCGCTCCTGCCGGGCCAGGAGACCTCGGACTTCGCGATGCCGCTCGACGAGTTCGCCGACGAGGTCATGAGCCTGCTCAAGGCGCAGCCCGACGCCGCCGAGATCCTGGTCGAGCGCGTGAAGTTCCTGCGGTTCGGGGCGGCGCGCGGCGACTACGACCAGGTGGTGGCCACGCTCAACGCCGCCGACCCGCACGCCCGCTGA
- a CDS encoding tautomerase family protein: protein MPFANLKVPAGTLTPESRKKLQDAVTDAFADVYGERARPTTLVILEEVADGGWSLGGTILTEELLGRS, encoded by the coding sequence ATGCCGTTCGCCAACCTCAAAGTGCCCGCCGGCACCCTCACGCCCGAGTCGAGGAAGAAGCTCCAGGACGCCGTCACCGACGCCTTCGCCGACGTGTACGGCGAACGAGCCCGCCCCACGACGCTCGTGATCCTCGAAGAGGTCGCCGACGGCGGCTGGAGCCTCGGCGGCACCATCCTCACCGAGGAACTCCTCGGCCGCAGCTAG
- a CDS encoding type II toxin-antitoxin system Phd/YefM family antitoxin, with amino-acid sequence MLKVITQREFRNNAAAVMNEVEAGEVFHITRNGVEIAELRPLARRRRLSAEELVAKHRHLPRVDYAELRHEADDAFGDDRVDDDPWDRHA; translated from the coding sequence GTGTTGAAGGTCATTACTCAGCGTGAGTTCCGGAACAACGCAGCCGCCGTCATGAATGAGGTCGAGGCGGGCGAGGTATTCCACATCACCCGCAACGGAGTCGAGATCGCCGAGCTGCGGCCGCTGGCGCGCAGGCGCCGCCTGAGCGCCGAGGAACTTGTCGCGAAGCATCGGCATCTGCCGCGCGTCGACTACGCGGAGCTGCGCCACGAGGCGGACGACGCCTTCGGCGACGATCGCGTCGATGACGACCCTTGGGATCGGCATGCCTGA
- a CDS encoding NAD(P)H-dependent flavin oxidoreductase, translated as MRTRVTDMFGIELPIFAFSHCRDVVAAVSRAGGMGVLGALYFTPEELEMELKWIDDHVDGKPYGVDVVMPASYEGADFPAEELVGRLQSMIPEGHRAFVENLLGRHGVPPLSSDADAGRVLLGWTDATARPQVEVALRHPIALLANALGPPPADVVELAHSHGVKVAALASTPRHALKQVEVGVDVVVAQGTEAGGHTGEISTMVLIPQVVDAVDVPVLAAGGIGNGRQMAAGLALGAEGVWTGSLWLTVEEADTPEMAKRRILEATSRDTVRSRSWTGKPARLLKNEWTEAWESAESPGTLPMPLQFMLVSDALRRIGRSDATELATFPAGQIIGLMNQVRPAKDVVFGLVEEYGEALERLERITED; from the coding sequence ATGCGGACCCGTGTCACGGACATGTTCGGAATCGAGCTCCCGATCTTCGCGTTCAGCCACTGCAGGGACGTGGTCGCCGCCGTCAGCCGCGCGGGCGGCATGGGGGTGCTCGGAGCGCTCTACTTCACGCCAGAAGAGCTCGAGATGGAGCTCAAGTGGATCGACGACCACGTGGACGGCAAGCCGTACGGGGTGGACGTCGTCATGCCCGCCTCCTACGAGGGGGCCGACTTCCCGGCCGAGGAGCTGGTCGGCCGCCTCCAGTCGATGATCCCCGAGGGGCACCGCGCGTTCGTCGAGAACCTGCTGGGCCGGCACGGGGTGCCGCCGCTGTCCTCGGACGCCGACGCCGGCCGCGTCCTGCTCGGCTGGACCGACGCCACCGCCCGCCCGCAGGTCGAGGTCGCCCTCCGCCACCCCATCGCGCTGCTCGCCAACGCCCTCGGCCCGCCCCCGGCCGACGTCGTCGAGCTGGCCCACTCCCACGGCGTCAAGGTCGCCGCCCTCGCCTCCACGCCCCGGCACGCCCTCAAACAGGTCGAGGTCGGGGTGGACGTCGTCGTCGCGCAGGGCACCGAGGCCGGCGGCCACACCGGCGAGATCTCCACCATGGTGCTGATCCCGCAGGTCGTGGACGCGGTGGACGTCCCGGTGCTGGCCGCCGGCGGCATCGGCAACGGCCGCCAGATGGCCGCCGGCCTGGCCCTCGGCGCCGAAGGCGTCTGGACCGGCTCCCTCTGGCTCACCGTCGAGGAGGCCGACACCCCCGAGATGGCCAAGCGCCGCATCCTGGAGGCCACCTCCCGCGACACCGTCCGCTCCCGCAGCTGGACCGGCAAGCCGGCCCGCCTGCTGAAGAACGAGTGGACCGAGGCGTGGGAGTCCGCCGAGTCGCCGGGGACGCTGCCGATGCCCCTGCAGTTCATGCTCGTCTCGGACGCCCTGCGCCGCATCGGCCGCAGCGACGCCACGGAACTCGCCACCTTCCCGGCCGGCCAGATCATCGGCCTCATGAACCAGGTCCGCCCCGCCAAGGACGTGGTCTTCGGCCTGGTGGAGGAGTACGGCGAGGCCCTGGAACGCCTGGAACGCATCACAGAGGACTGA
- a CDS encoding DUF3068 domain-containing protein — MGRISTLVLIGFGAFFIALAPLLRFWAAEKIISAPANQFGISRLEAKEAQYFSLQDLKVLTGDLDIIVTTRGDVKEATSDRVVWDEATVVNDVTNSRPQIELSERRSAFNRYTGAGVNCCGSNVDKAPVQLDGQIYKFPFDVEKKTYKVFNAQAQKAFDAQFVREDNVNGLPVYVFEQQVPPTKTETRTAPANVLGITGTTGDVQVDRWYDGRTTFWIEPVTGSPVKQEVQRHEVLKTQDGVERAAAFVGTAKMTDKTVADLVNNAKEGKSQINLLRVVIPLVLLIVGVVLVLAGVLMARRRPAAA; from the coding sequence ATGGGTCGTATCTCCACGCTCGTCCTCATCGGGTTCGGCGCTTTCTTCATCGCCCTGGCACCGTTGCTGAGATTCTGGGCGGCCGAGAAGATCATCTCCGCGCCGGCGAACCAGTTCGGCATCTCCCGCCTGGAGGCCAAGGAGGCGCAGTACTTCTCCCTCCAGGACCTCAAGGTGCTCACCGGCGACCTCGACATCATCGTCACCACGCGCGGCGACGTGAAGGAGGCCACCTCCGACCGGGTGGTCTGGGACGAGGCCACCGTCGTCAACGACGTCACCAACAGCCGCCCGCAGATCGAGCTGTCCGAGCGGCGCAGCGCCTTCAACCGCTACACCGGCGCCGGCGTCAACTGCTGCGGCTCCAACGTGGACAAGGCCCCGGTCCAGCTCGACGGGCAGATCTACAAGTTCCCGTTCGATGTCGAGAAGAAGACCTACAAGGTGTTCAACGCGCAGGCGCAGAAGGCGTTCGACGCCCAGTTCGTGCGCGAGGACAATGTCAACGGGCTGCCGGTCTACGTCTTCGAGCAGCAGGTCCCGCCGACCAAGACCGAGACCCGCACCGCCCCCGCCAACGTCCTCGGCATCACCGGCACCACCGGCGACGTGCAGGTGGACCGCTGGTACGACGGCAGGACCACCTTCTGGATCGAGCCGGTCACCGGCTCGCCGGTCAAGCAGGAGGTGCAGCGCCACGAGGTGCTGAAGACGCAGGACGGCGTGGAGCGCGCGGCGGCCTTCGTCGGCACCGCCAAGATGACCGACAAGACCGTGGCGGACCTGGTGAACAACGCCAAGGAGGGCAAGAGCCAGATCAACCTGCTGCGCGTGGTGATCCCGCTGGTGCTGCTGATCGTGGGCGTGGTGCTCGTCCTCGCCGGCGTGCTCATGGCCCGCCGCCGCCCGGCCGCCGCCTGA
- a CDS encoding acyltransferase family protein: MKSRDAALDGVRALAALGVWLLHVGSNTGVMYRDGMYAWLMARLGIAVPIFFLLSGLLLYRPWARAVIENTARPRPLPYLWRRVLRVMPVYWLVTALALWAWSGLDWAGRLKWLLLLQNYFPGDPTPDGLYQMWTLPIEMAFYVTLPLLAWLLDRWARRGGNRPVRLLAGIAPLPLVSVASVMVARLGDRPEVGLWLPYHLVFFACGMAMAVLSVWLRESRVVDALAPQLLVLAFLLYALLSTGLAGPRELTLPTLGQSLFRLSLETAVAVLVVAPFALAPREGTLRHRLLGNPVTAYLGRISYSFFLWHAPVITLQLKLTGAQPFQGDFPSVAVVSLIVTLLLSVGSYHLVELTALRLSGRRRAPAPLPAAREAAPAAPAG; this comes from the coding sequence ATGAAGAGCAGGGACGCGGCCCTCGACGGCGTCCGCGCGCTCGCCGCGCTCGGGGTGTGGCTGCTGCACGTCGGGAGCAACACGGGCGTGATGTACCGCGACGGCATGTACGCCTGGCTGATGGCGCGACTCGGCATCGCCGTCCCCATCTTCTTCCTCCTGTCGGGCCTGCTGCTCTACCGCCCGTGGGCGCGCGCGGTGATCGAGAATACGGCACGCCCCCGGCCCCTGCCGTACCTGTGGCGCCGGGTGCTGCGCGTCATGCCCGTCTACTGGCTGGTGACCGCGCTGGCGCTGTGGGCGTGGAGCGGCCTCGACTGGGCCGGCCGGCTCAAGTGGCTGCTCCTGCTGCAGAACTACTTCCCCGGCGACCCCACGCCCGACGGCCTCTACCAGATGTGGACGCTGCCCATCGAGATGGCCTTCTACGTGACGCTGCCGCTGCTCGCCTGGCTGCTCGACCGCTGGGCGCGGCGCGGCGGCAACCGGCCGGTGCGGCTGCTGGCCGGCATCGCGCCGCTGCCGCTGGTCTCGGTGGCCAGCGTGATGGTGGCCCGGCTCGGCGACCGGCCCGAGGTCGGGCTCTGGCTGCCGTACCACCTGGTCTTCTTCGCCTGCGGCATGGCGATGGCGGTGCTGTCGGTGTGGCTCAGGGAGAGCCGGGTGGTCGACGCGCTCGCGCCGCAGCTCCTGGTGCTGGCGTTCCTGCTGTACGCGCTGCTCAGCACCGGCCTGGCCGGGCCGCGCGAGCTGACGCTGCCCACCCTCGGCCAGTCGTTGTTCCGGCTGAGCCTGGAGACGGCGGTCGCGGTGCTGGTCGTCGCGCCGTTCGCGCTGGCGCCGCGCGAGGGCACCCTCCGGCACCGGCTGCTCGGCAACCCGGTCACCGCCTACCTGGGCCGCATCTCCTACAGCTTCTTCCTCTGGCACGCGCCGGTGATCACGCTCCAGCTCAAGCTGACCGGCGCGCAGCCGTTCCAGGGCGACTTCCCGAGCGTGGCCGTGGTGTCGTTGATCGTGACGCTGCTGCTCAGCGTGGGCAGCTACCATCTCGTCGAACTCACCGCCCTCAGGCTGAGCGGGCGCCGGCGAGCACCTGCTCCCCTGCCGGCAGCTCGGGAGGCGGCGCCGGCCGCGCCGGCCGGGTGA